From Ascaphus truei isolate aAscTru1 chromosome 20, aAscTru1.hap1, whole genome shotgun sequence, one genomic window encodes:
- the PSMB6 gene encoding proteasome subunit beta type-6, protein MTATLVHPRCLHSSGQAAILVPQKASRCLFRRLLLPSRIMAAVKMLHRFGGPLTGGPPSDMDWMSQEVTTGTTIMAVEFDGGVVMGADSRTTTGSYIANRVTDKLTPVHDRIFCCRSGSAADTQAIADAVTYQLGFHSIELDEAPLVHTAASLFKEMCYRYREELMAGIIVAGWDKRKGGQVYTVPLGGMMVHQPFSIGGSGSSYIYGFVDSAYKTGMTKDECMKFTANAIALAMERDGSSGGVIRLAAITEGGVERQVILGSQLPQFPVA, encoded by the exons ATGACCGCCACCTTGGTACACCCGCGCTGCCTCCACAGCAGCGGACAGGCCGCCATCTTGGTACCCCAAAAAGCCTCGCGTTGCCTCTTCCGCAGACTCCTCCTCCCCTCGCGAATCATGGCTGCCGTGAAGATGCTGCACCGTTTTGGCGGCCCCCTCACCGGCGGGCCCCCCTCCGACATGGACTGGATGAGCCAGGAAGTCACCACcggg ACAACGATCATGGCCGTCGAGTTTGATGGCGGGGTGGTTATGGGAGCCGATTCCAGGACCACTACTGG GTCCTACATTGCCAACAGGGTGACAGACAAACTGACTCCTGTCCACGACCGAATCTTCTGCTGTCGCTCTGGCTCTGCCGCCGACACCCAGGCAATCGCAGACGCTGTCACCTACCAGCTGGGCTTTCACAG CATTGAGCTGGACGAGGCTCCCCTTGTACACACGGCCGCGAGCCTCTTCAAGGAGATGTGTTACCGTTACCGGGAGGAACTAATGGCTGGAATTATTGTGGCCGGATGGGACAAGAGGAAGGGGGGACAG GTGTATACGGTTCCCCTAGGAGGTATGATGGTTCACCAGCCGTTCTCTATCGGAGGATCCGGCAGTTCTTATATTTACGGCTTCGTCGATTCCGCCTACAAGACGGGCATGACCAAGGACGAGTGTATGAAATTCACAGCTAacg CGATCGCCTTGGCCATGGAACGGGACGGATCCAGTGGAGGAGTAATCCGCCTCGCCGCTATCACTGAGGGAGGCGTGGAGCGACAGGTGATACTTGGGAGCCAGCTTCCGCAATTTCCTGTAGCGTGA